From a region of the Sporosarcina ureilytica genome:
- a CDS encoding HTH-type transcriptional regulator Hpr, with amino-acid sequence MSEEKYSLKEAMIYSQRVAQLSKALWKAVEKDWQKWIKPYDLNINEHHILWISYHLQGATISDVAKFGVMHVSTAFNFSKKLEERGYLRFYKKEEDRRNTYVTVTDEGEKLILEMNENYYRTEHGVLEGSLPIKDLYGKFPELLEVMSVVRNIYGDDFMEIFERGFDNLEKTFDERDVPSTNIEAAKVESVL; translated from the coding sequence ATGTCAGAAGAAAAATACTCCTTGAAAGAAGCAATGATTTACAGCCAGCGCGTCGCACAACTATCGAAAGCGCTTTGGAAAGCCGTTGAAAAAGATTGGCAGAAATGGATAAAGCCTTATGATTTAAATATTAACGAACACCATATTTTATGGATTTCGTATCATTTGCAAGGAGCCACCATATCCGACGTCGCAAAGTTTGGTGTCATGCACGTCTCCACTGCCTTTAACTTCTCTAAAAAACTAGAGGAGCGCGGTTACCTTCGATTTTATAAAAAAGAAGAAGACCGTCGTAACACATATGTAACCGTCACGGATGAGGGAGAAAAACTCATTTTGGAAATGAATGAAAATTATTACCGTACGGAGCATGGCGTTCTAGAAGGCTCACTCCCAATAAAAGATCTTTACGGAAAATTCCCGGAACTCCTCGAAGTCATGTCTGTCGTGCGCAACATTTACGGTGATGACTTTATGGAAATCTTCGAACGTGGATTCGATAATCTAGAAAAAACTTTCGATGAAAGGGATGTACCTTCAACAAATATTGAAGCTGCCAAAGTGGAGTCTGTTTTGTAA
- a CDS encoding YtxH domain-containing protein, giving the protein MKASTFFLGLATGAVAAAVTVLYSTPKSGNEIRSTVKNASSDWKGTFNDIKVKVNNLKGSVADLAQDAKEQVPEAIDGLKQSFDKWQGSKLPTEKRLERDLTAIQDALDSLEKSIIAHQK; this is encoded by the coding sequence ATGAAAGCATCAACTTTTTTCCTCGGCCTCGCAACTGGCGCAGTCGCCGCTGCGGTTACAGTTCTATATTCCACTCCGAAATCTGGAAATGAAATCAGATCAACTGTCAAAAACGCTAGTTCGGATTGGAAAGGAACATTTAATGATATTAAAGTAAAAGTAAACAATTTGAAAGGTTCTGTTGCTGATTTAGCACAGGATGCAAAAGAGCAAGTCCCTGAAGCCATTGATGGGCTTAAACAATCTTTCGATAAATGGCAAGGGTCAAAACTACCGACCGAGAAAAGACTTGAAAGAGATCTAACAGCAATTCAAGACGCGCTAGATAGCTTAGAGAAATCCATTATCGCGCATCAAAAATAA
- a CDS encoding HIT family protein, whose protein sequence is MTSCIFCQIIEGAVPSAKIYEDEHVYAFMDIMPVTKGHVLLIPKKHIENIYDFSAEEAANLFAAAPKIANVLKDEFRPAGMNLLQNNGAPAGQSVFHYHLHFIPRYDETDGFDLSTWESKQREFTPDKIQELAEGIRAKLDQ, encoded by the coding sequence ATGACAAGCTGTATTTTTTGTCAAATCATTGAGGGCGCTGTACCAAGCGCGAAAATTTATGAAGATGAGCATGTCTACGCATTTATGGATATTATGCCTGTTACAAAAGGACATGTATTACTCATCCCTAAAAAGCATATCGAAAATATTTATGACTTCTCAGCTGAAGAAGCAGCAAATCTATTTGCGGCAGCGCCTAAAATTGCAAACGTACTAAAAGATGAATTCAGACCAGCAGGCATGAACTTACTCCAAAATAACGGTGCGCCAGCTGGACAATCTGTCTTCCATTATCACTTACACTTTATCCCACGTTATGACGAAACAGACGGATTCGATTTGTCTACTTGGGAATCAAAACAGAGAGAATTTACGCCAGATAAAATTCAAGAACTTGCCGAAGGAATCCGTGCGAAATTAGATCAATAA
- a CDS encoding ABC transporter ATP-binding protein: protein MPIVKLDNVTGGYTRKPVLHDLSFEINEGELVGLIGLNGAGKSTTIKHIIGLMNPHSGEIQVNGVTFNEDPEKYRQSFSYIPETPILYEELTLREHLELTAMAYGLDKESFEARSEALLKEFMMEKRLRWFPAHFSKGMRQKVMIMCAFLVNPSLYIIDEPFVGLDPIGIKSLLEQMSSRKKEGASVLMSTHILSTAERYCDRIILLHEGRVRAQGTMDELRAAFGKPSASLDDLYIAMTEDDANEQFS from the coding sequence ATGCCAATTGTAAAATTAGACAATGTAACAGGCGGTTATACACGAAAGCCAGTATTACACGACTTATCATTTGAAATTAACGAAGGAGAGCTTGTAGGACTGATCGGTTTGAATGGAGCCGGAAAAAGTACGACGATTAAACATATTATCGGGTTGATGAACCCGCATAGCGGTGAGATTCAAGTGAATGGCGTAACGTTCAATGAAGACCCGGAAAAGTATCGACAGTCTTTTTCATACATTCCAGAAACCCCAATTCTATATGAAGAATTGACACTCAGAGAACATCTTGAACTGACCGCAATGGCGTATGGACTAGATAAGGAATCATTTGAAGCACGGTCTGAGGCTTTATTGAAAGAATTTATGATGGAAAAAAGGTTGCGTTGGTTCCCAGCTCATTTTTCTAAAGGAATGCGCCAAAAAGTAATGATTATGTGTGCGTTTCTAGTGAATCCATCCCTCTATATTATTGATGAACCGTTTGTAGGGTTAGATCCGATTGGAATTAAATCGCTCTTGGAACAGATGTCCTCGCGTAAAAAAGAAGGGGCGTCTGTGCTCATGTCAACACATATTTTATCTACCGCGGAAAGATATTGTGACAGAATCATTTTATTGCATGAAGGAAGGGTGCGCGCACAAGGGACGATGGACGAGCTGCGGGCGGCTTTTGGGAAGCCTAGCGCGTCTCTAGACGATTTATATATTGCAATGACTGAGGACGATGCCAATGAACAATTTTCGTGA
- a CDS encoding ABC transporter permease codes for MNNFREMWGARFFDYMREFQKYMQYIFTGHLAIVLVFTIGAGGYAYSEWLKEVSVDFPAAILTALVISGALVYSPPVTLLKPADIVFFLPLETQLPHYLGKALKWSTFSQIPLPLVLYIVALPLLSATETATGAVLLWLAVFIVVLKWLFVETEFSVHYARAGVGVWTDRLIRFVIATVFIYLWLSPYLYLILIPAVVMGIYMAYWRKQKMQKPFPYDHFITLEQNRMMRFYRFANYFTDVPHLKGAISRRRWLGFMMQSPTFGRTKSQQFLIRRTFFRTDDIFWLWVRLTVIAMFGTYFISIPIALLIFVGALAFASSIQLIYALRSGDEFRMDMLFPEPPIARRSAIQQTVRGVQWIQALFIMMIGLFAFGWSMTVVMLFLIIIIVSEFTIRSTKEKE; via the coding sequence ATGAACAATTTTCGTGAAATGTGGGGCGCCCGGTTTTTTGACTATATGCGTGAATTTCAAAAGTACATGCAATATATTTTTACGGGACACTTAGCAATTGTACTTGTTTTTACGATAGGTGCCGGCGGTTATGCATATAGTGAATGGTTGAAAGAAGTGTCGGTCGATTTTCCTGCGGCTATTTTAACAGCTCTCGTCATTAGCGGAGCACTCGTTTATTCACCACCAGTTACGTTGTTAAAGCCGGCTGATATCGTATTCTTCTTACCGTTAGAAACGCAACTTCCACACTATTTAGGGAAAGCACTCAAATGGTCAACATTTTCTCAAATCCCATTGCCGTTAGTATTGTACATCGTTGCGTTGCCATTGCTTTCGGCAACGGAGACTGCAACGGGGGCTGTTCTTCTATGGTTGGCAGTATTTATCGTGGTGTTGAAATGGCTTTTTGTTGAAACAGAGTTTTCGGTGCACTATGCCCGAGCGGGAGTGGGTGTATGGACTGATAGGCTGATTCGGTTTGTAATTGCTACCGTTTTTATTTATTTATGGTTAAGCCCTTATTTGTATTTGATTTTAATTCCGGCAGTCGTAATGGGAATCTATATGGCCTATTGGCGTAAGCAAAAAATGCAAAAACCATTTCCGTATGACCATTTCATTACATTAGAGCAAAATCGCATGATGCGATTTTATCGATTTGCCAATTATTTTACCGATGTACCTCATTTAAAAGGAGCGATTAGCCGGAGAAGATGGCTCGGGTTTATGATGCAATCACCGACATTTGGCCGAACGAAATCACAACAATTTCTTATCCGTCGAACTTTTTTCCGAACAGATGATATATTTTGGCTTTGGGTTCGATTAACTGTTATAGCAATGTTCGGGACTTATTTCATTTCAATCCCAATCGCTTTACTTATTTTCGTGGGCGCCCTTGCATTCGCTTCATCGATTCAGCTTATTTATGCATTACGTTCGGGCGATGAATTTCGTATGGATATGTTATTTCCAGAACCGCCGATTGCTAGACGGAGCGCAATTCAACAAACGGTTCGTGGTGTCCAATGGATTCAAGCGCTATTTATTATGATGATTGGCTTATTCGCTTTTGGATGGTCTATGACGGTTGTCATGCTCTTTTTAATCATTATCATTGTGTCAGAATTTACGATTCGTTCGACAAAAGAAAAAGAATAA
- a CDS encoding IDEAL domain-containing protein codes for MEKKYSYAEFMKVVGRNRSSVYAEKLLNEIYMDMFLNRLHREQTRGRIVKLIDDALDHRDEQKFHLYAEKLSDFREVK; via the coding sequence ATGGAGAAGAAATATTCATATGCCGAATTCATGAAAGTCGTTGGTAGAAATCGATCATCCGTCTACGCTGAAAAACTGTTGAACGAAATTTACATGGACATGTTTTTGAATCGTCTTCACCGTGAACAAACTAGAGGAAGAATTGTAAAATTAATTGATGATGCACTTGATCATCGAGATGAACAGAAGTTCCATTTGTATGCGGAAAAGTTATCCGATTTTAGGGAAGTAAAATAA